The following proteins are encoded in a genomic region of Dyadobacter sp. UC 10:
- the wecB gene encoding non-hydrolyzing UDP-N-acetylglucosamine 2-epimerase, whose product MKILSIVGARPNFVKIAPLHRAFSAYPDIESKIVHTGQHHDFIMSGIFFKQLQIPRPDHFLGINGGTHTQQTAQIMLAFEEVVLRENPDLIIVVGDVNSTLACALVAVKMHIPVAHVEAGLRSGDRTMPEEINRIMTDSISDLLFVTEQSAVQNLLRENVPSCKIHLAGNVMIDSLVYCQQYADNLNIDSKLGVPVNGYMVITMHRPANVDSIAGLTKLLEVLKSLTVIRPVIFPVHPRTLKNIHSFQLFNDFSVVQNLKLIPALGYLEFISLVKNAALVITDSGGVQEETTYLQIPCITLRSNTERPVTILEGTNHLLPDFTVDSVMQLTREILSNKTKNSNIPPCWDGNAAVRIASILREKYINS is encoded by the coding sequence TTGAAAATTCTCAGCATTGTCGGTGCACGCCCGAATTTTGTAAAGATAGCCCCGCTTCACCGGGCGTTCTCGGCTTATCCTGATATTGAATCGAAGATTGTGCACACCGGTCAGCATCACGATTTTATAATGTCGGGAATATTCTTTAAGCAATTGCAAATTCCCAGGCCGGATCATTTTTTAGGTATAAATGGTGGCACACATACCCAGCAGACCGCGCAGATTATGCTGGCTTTTGAAGAGGTAGTATTACGTGAAAATCCGGATCTGATCATCGTGGTTGGCGATGTCAACTCGACGCTTGCCTGCGCGCTGGTGGCTGTCAAAATGCATATCCCCGTCGCGCATGTGGAAGCCGGGCTCCGGAGCGGCGACCGGACTATGCCGGAGGAGATCAACCGGATTATGACAGATTCTATTTCCGACCTGCTATTTGTGACCGAGCAGTCGGCGGTGCAGAATTTGTTGCGTGAAAATGTGCCTTCCTGTAAGATCCACCTTGCCGGAAATGTGATGATCGATTCGCTGGTTTACTGCCAGCAATATGCGGACAACCTGAATATTGATTCAAAGCTTGGTGTACCGGTAAATGGGTATATGGTCATTACAATGCATCGTCCCGCGAATGTTGACAGTATAGCCGGGCTGACAAAGCTGCTTGAAGTGTTAAAAAGCCTTACCGTGATCCGGCCCGTGATCTTTCCCGTGCATCCCCGCACGCTGAAAAACATCCATTCATTTCAATTGTTTAACGATTTTTCAGTGGTTCAAAACCTGAAATTGATTCCCGCATTGGGTTATCTCGAATTTATCAGTCTTGTCAAAAATGCAGCGCTGGTTATAACGGATTCGGGTGGAGTCCAGGAAGAGACTACTTATTTGCAAATACCCTGCATTACTTTACGCAGCAACACTGAGCGTCCTGTCACGATTCTGGAAGGCACCAATCACCTGCTGCCCGACTTTACAGTTGATTCAGTCATGCAGCTGACGCGTGAAATTTTATCTAATAAAACGAAAAACAGCAATATTCCTCCCTGCTGGGATGGAAATGCGGCAGTGCGCATTGCGTCGATCCTGAGAGAAAAGTACATTAATTCGTAG
- a CDS encoding lipopolysaccharide biosynthesis protein codes for MGIIVRQGFKSSIVSYIGVIIGTFNILILYNQFMTQEQLGLYASTLLTFPVIYMSFALLGVPSVAVRFHSRFQDDTSRRQLFTFIIVTPLVGLAAFVSLYLLFKPLYLKFYLDHSPLLVKYYYVFIPLTVGMVYLLALESYSRINLRIAVPSLIREVGLRLLNSLLVILFGFKIISFDTLVWLTVLSYALAITAMLIYLHFQKRLYTSLDFGFIKHPAFKEMYRYGLWVLLGGASAALLPHIEKVLLPAFEGGLGNTAIFDIASRIALVISIPRNSIVMISAPIISEAYAKNDIAQIDNIYKKSSLNLFIIGTFLFLGIWCNIDSIFGIIPKSDIYSQGKWVVFMVGISRITDMATGLNTEILTNSKFYRYDIVFMLFFTVMLLLSNQLLIPLYGYNGAAAAALFSTITYNLVKLFFIKHKMGIQPFTLGTFKVAILAALAYFSVYFIPAPAESKVLSNVLFDILLRSVLVTAIFGGGILVWKVSEDISAGFSLGWQFFKTSLLKHK; via the coding sequence ATGGGGATTATTGTTCGTCAGGGATTTAAAAGCTCTATTGTTTCCTACATAGGAGTAATCATAGGGACTTTCAATATTCTGATACTCTATAACCAGTTTATGACCCAGGAGCAGCTGGGTTTGTACGCCTCTACCCTGCTTACCTTCCCGGTTATTTACATGTCTTTCGCACTGCTTGGAGTACCCTCGGTGGCGGTGCGGTTCCACAGCCGGTTTCAGGACGATACTTCACGAAGGCAGCTTTTTACCTTTATCATCGTAACCCCGCTTGTCGGGCTGGCTGCATTTGTTTCCCTTTATCTGCTTTTCAAGCCTCTCTATTTAAAGTTCTACCTCGACCATTCTCCTTTGCTGGTCAAGTACTATTACGTTTTCATTCCCCTAACGGTAGGGATGGTTTATTTACTGGCGTTGGAATCGTATTCTCGCATTAACCTTCGCATTGCAGTTCCCTCCCTGATCCGTGAAGTAGGTTTACGTCTGCTGAATAGCCTGCTGGTTATTCTTTTTGGGTTCAAGATCATTTCATTTGATACCCTCGTCTGGCTTACGGTTCTCAGTTATGCATTGGCGATCACGGCGATGCTGATCTACCTTCATTTTCAAAAAAGATTGTATACTTCGCTGGATTTCGGTTTTATCAAACATCCCGCATTCAAGGAGATGTACCGCTACGGACTTTGGGTTCTGCTCGGCGGTGCCAGTGCGGCATTGCTTCCTCACATTGAAAAAGTGCTACTGCCTGCTTTTGAAGGCGGTTTGGGCAACACCGCCATTTTCGATATTGCCTCCCGGATCGCGCTGGTCATTTCCATTCCCCGCAATAGCATCGTTATGATCAGTGCGCCGATCATTTCGGAAGCTTACGCCAAAAATGATATTGCACAAATTGATAATATTTACAAAAAATCATCCCTTAACCTGTTCATTATCGGCACGTTCCTATTCCTTGGCATCTGGTGTAACATCGATTCTATTTTTGGAATTATACCTAAATCAGACATTTACTCGCAGGGAAAATGGGTAGTATTTATGGTGGGGATTTCCAGGATCACAGATATGGCGACCGGGCTGAATACCGAAATTCTGACCAACTCGAAATTCTACCGTTACGATATCGTATTCATGCTGTTTTTTACGGTAATGTTACTGCTGAGCAACCAGTTACTGATCCCGTTATATGGGTACAACGGGGCAGCCGCGGCTGCTTTATTCTCGACGATCACCTATAACCTGGTGAAACTCTTTTTTATTAAACATAAAATGGGCATTCAGCCATTTACCCTCGGCACTTTCAAGGTAGCGATTCTGGCTGCGCTTGCCTATTTCTCGGTTTACTTCATTCCGGCTCCGGCTGAATCGAAGGTATTGAGCAATGTGCTGTTCGATATTTTACTTCGGTCGGTTTTGGTTACAGCAATATTCGGGGGCGGCATTTTGGTTTGGAAAGTTTCAGAGGATATCTCTGCCGGATTTAGTTTGGGATGGCAGTTTTTTAAGACCAGTTTGCTGAAACATAAATAG
- a CDS encoding class I SAM-dependent methyltransferase, producing the protein MSLKQKIVAGLLKEPFSLFQLTTYDRTKPINMVVGSMYSVYKGWIHSDIETLNLLKQSDWAKYFDENSIDRILAEHVWEHLTPEEGKLAFRHCYMYLKPGGFLRVAVPDGYHTSEDYINYVKPGGTGEGADDHKILYNYQIMSGFLEEIGFKVKPLEYFDENGQFHQNPWRIEDGMVRRSVDHDDRNKGGKLGYTSLIIDAYKN; encoded by the coding sequence ATGTCATTAAAACAAAAAATAGTAGCCGGCCTTCTCAAAGAACCGTTCAGCCTTTTCCAGTTGACCACTTATGACCGAACCAAACCGATCAATATGGTTGTCGGCTCTATGTATTCGGTGTACAAAGGCTGGATCCACTCCGACATTGAAACACTTAACTTACTGAAACAAAGCGACTGGGCTAAGTATTTCGATGAAAACAGCATTGACCGTATACTTGCCGAGCACGTTTGGGAACACCTTACTCCCGAGGAAGGGAAGCTCGCTTTCAGGCATTGTTATATGTATTTGAAACCGGGTGGATTTTTGCGGGTAGCAGTACCGGACGGTTACCATACAAGCGAAGATTACATCAACTACGTCAAACCCGGCGGAACGGGTGAAGGCGCCGACGATCATAAAATCCTGTACAATTATCAGATTATGTCCGGTTTTCTGGAAGAGATTGGTTTTAAGGTGAAGCCGCTGGAATATTTTGATGAAAACGGTCAATTCCATCAAAATCCGTGGCGGATCGAAGACGGCATGGTGCGTCGGTCAGTCGACCACGACGATCGCAATAAAGGCGGCAAGCTCGGCTATACTTCTCTGATCATTGACGCTTATAAAAACTGA
- a CDS encoding glycosyltransferase — translation MSPSEPLAPIVLFCYNRPAHLRQTLEYLQANALAAESELYIYSDGPKKESDRAAIAEIHVYLSELKGFKKINITQSETNLGLAASVIKGVSQVISQYRKVIVLEDDMLTTPDFLDYMNEALNVYSSRSDIFSVTAYTPPISVPKNYKHDVYLAPRASSWGWGTWVDKWRKADWNATNLTDSKDVAQARATLEKGGSDLWPMLVKQQRGVIDSWAIRWTYTQSQHQAFGLYPVHSKIKNIGTDGSGTNFTFKSGDYGQEMNTGTVEMRHDLKPDEHVIRHFREYYDLPFSVKIKNWVKYRI, via the coding sequence ATGAGCCCGTCGGAACCGCTCGCTCCAATCGTGTTATTCTGCTACAACCGGCCTGCGCATCTGCGCCAGACACTGGAATATCTGCAGGCCAATGCATTAGCTGCGGAAAGCGAATTATACATTTATTCTGACGGTCCTAAAAAGGAATCAGACCGAGCAGCGATTGCAGAGATACACGTTTATCTCTCTGAACTGAAAGGATTTAAAAAAATAAACATCACACAATCGGAAACAAATCTGGGGCTGGCGGCTTCTGTGATAAAAGGAGTAAGCCAAGTGATTTCTCAATATCGTAAAGTGATCGTGCTGGAAGACGATATGCTTACTACGCCGGATTTTCTGGATTACATGAATGAGGCATTGAATGTGTACAGTTCACGAAGTGATATCTTCTCTGTAACTGCCTATACGCCCCCGATTTCTGTCCCTAAAAACTATAAACATGATGTTTACCTCGCGCCTCGGGCAAGCTCCTGGGGCTGGGGTACCTGGGTTGATAAATGGCGAAAAGCCGATTGGAATGCGACAAATCTCACGGATTCAAAAGATGTCGCCCAGGCCCGTGCAACCCTGGAAAAAGGTGGTAGCGACCTTTGGCCCATGCTGGTCAAGCAGCAGCGCGGCGTAATAGATTCCTGGGCGATCCGCTGGACCTATACTCAGTCGCAGCATCAGGCTTTTGGTTTATATCCTGTTCATTCCAAAATAAAAAACATAGGAACAGACGGAAGCGGCACTAATTTTACTTTCAAATCTGGCGATTATGGTCAGGAAATGAATACCGGGACGGTTGAAATGCGCCACGATCTGAAACCTGACGAGCACGTTATCCGGCATTTCCGGGAATATTACGACTTACCATTTTCTGTAAAAATAAAAAACTGGGTCAAGTACCGAATCTGA
- a CDS encoding FkbM family methyltransferase, with protein MYWLRYLLKEPYNALNTAAGREFVGLLLKYGNSPRYKLTDVAFGKYKLTVPDAMSFLWQHKEIFADEFYHFETKNPQPVIFDCGANVGMSVLYFKNLYPNARIVAFEAEPEIASLLKKNLTANAVQGVEVIDKAVWKDSEGIWFGSESADSSSIYSQSEKKKIASVRLKDFILAEKHIDFLKMDIEGAEKEVLDDCRYDLQHVSNFFVEFHSYFNNPQGLADVIRIFEENGFRYYVDTNQHRQRPFTNRRYRGNDVMDLQLNIFGWRE; from the coding sequence ATGTACTGGCTGCGATACCTGCTTAAAGAACCATACAATGCGCTGAACACTGCCGCGGGGCGCGAATTTGTGGGTTTATTATTGAAATACGGCAATAGCCCGCGCTACAAATTGACGGACGTAGCTTTCGGAAAATATAAACTGACGGTTCCCGACGCGATGTCTTTTCTCTGGCAGCATAAGGAGATTTTTGCAGATGAGTTCTATCATTTCGAAACTAAGAATCCGCAGCCCGTCATTTTTGATTGCGGGGCGAATGTGGGGATGAGTGTTTTGTATTTTAAAAACCTGTATCCAAATGCGCGGATAGTCGCATTTGAGGCGGAACCTGAAATTGCTTCACTGCTGAAAAAGAATTTGACTGCGAATGCAGTACAGGGTGTCGAGGTAATTGATAAAGCTGTTTGGAAAGATTCGGAAGGGATCTGGTTTGGCAGCGAATCCGCTGACTCTTCTTCTATTTACTCCCAGTCCGAAAAAAAGAAGATCGCCTCAGTTCGTTTGAAAGATTTCATCCTGGCGGAAAAGCACATTGATTTCCTGAAAATGGATATTGAAGGTGCGGAAAAAGAAGTATTGGACGATTGCCGGTACGATTTGCAGCACGTCAGCAACTTTTTTGTAGAATTCCACTCCTACTTTAACAATCCCCAGGGACTTGCCGACGTGATCCGGATATTCGAAGAAAATGGTTTCAGATATTATGTAGATACCAATCAGCACCGGCAAAGACCATTTACTAATCGCCGCTATCGTGGTAATGATGTGATGGACCTGCAACTCAATATATTCGGCTGGCGCGAGTAA
- a CDS encoding nucleotide sugar dehydrogenase, translated as MLPDLKEKIAVIGLGYVGLPLAVAFSDKYDVLGFDINRQRISELLRHVDATREISRQELEAAASLRFSDKESDLESANIYIVTVPTPVDHRKKPNLIPLLDASRMIGKYLRKGDIVIYESTVYPGCTEEDCVPVLEEASGLKYNVDFFCGYSPERINPGDKVRTFTKIKKVTSGSTPEIAAFVDRLYASIITAGTHLAPSIKVAEASKAIENAQRDVNISFINELALIFDRMGIDTTEVLEAAGTKWNFLQYKPGLVGGHCIGVDPYYLAYKAESLGYYPQVILSGRDVNDTMGIFVANKLAKLLTGKGHRLDQSRVLILGITFKENCADMRNTRVVDVYRELCDFGLQVDIYDPWASPELALAEYGIKLVSNPNRQYEGVVLTVAHDLFRKLDFKDFTRPESVIYDLKSVLPREMVDARL; from the coding sequence ATGCTTCCGGACTTAAAAGAGAAAATCGCCGTGATTGGCCTGGGGTATGTGGGGCTACCGCTGGCAGTGGCGTTTAGTGATAAGTACGATGTTTTAGGATTCGATATTAACCGGCAGCGCATTTCGGAATTGCTTCGACACGTGGATGCAACCCGGGAAATTTCCCGGCAGGAGCTTGAAGCAGCAGCGAGTCTCCGCTTTTCCGATAAAGAATCTGATCTGGAATCTGCCAATATTTACATTGTCACGGTACCCACTCCCGTAGATCATCGCAAGAAGCCCAACCTGATTCCGTTGCTTGATGCCAGCAGAATGATCGGGAAATACCTGCGAAAAGGTGATATCGTGATCTACGAATCAACAGTTTATCCCGGTTGTACGGAGGAAGATTGCGTGCCGGTACTGGAAGAAGCCAGCGGGCTGAAATACAATGTAGATTTCTTCTGCGGCTATTCCCCGGAGCGCATTAATCCGGGAGACAAAGTGCGCACTTTTACTAAAATCAAAAAGGTAACTTCCGGCTCTACACCTGAGATTGCAGCTTTCGTCGACAGGCTGTATGCTTCAATTATTACCGCCGGAACGCATTTGGCGCCCAGCATTAAAGTAGCAGAAGCATCCAAAGCGATAGAAAATGCGCAGCGCGACGTGAATATCTCCTTTATCAATGAACTGGCGCTGATTTTTGACAGAATGGGGATTGACACCACGGAGGTACTCGAAGCCGCAGGCACCAAATGGAATTTCCTTCAATACAAACCCGGGCTTGTGGGTGGGCATTGTATCGGCGTAGACCCTTATTATCTCGCTTATAAGGCGGAGTCACTGGGTTACTATCCGCAGGTTATCCTGTCGGGGCGGGATGTGAATGATACGATGGGTATTTTCGTAGCGAATAAGCTGGCCAAGTTGCTGACCGGAAAAGGGCACAGACTGGATCAAAGCCGCGTTTTAATTCTCGGAATTACATTTAAGGAAAATTGCGCAGATATGCGGAATACAAGGGTAGTTGATGTGTACCGGGAGCTGTGTGACTTCGGCTTGCAGGTGGATATTTATGATCCATGGGCATCACCTGAGCTCGCGTTGGCAGAATATGGAATTAAATTGGTTTCCAATCCGAACCGGCAATATGAAGGAGTTGTATTAACTGTGGCGCACGATCTGTTCAGAAAGCTGGATTTTAAAGACTTTACGCGTCCCGAATCTGTGATTTATGATCTTAAATCGGTATTACCGAGGGAGATGGTCGATGCCAGGTTGTGA
- a CDS encoding ORF6N domain-containing protein, producing the protein MDNKHSKDFMELDIIQNKVFNLRGFKVILDFDLAEMYGVETKALKQAVRRNADRFPADFMFEMTQAELAILRSQNVTSSWGGNRYLPFAFTEQGVAMLSSVLKSKKALQVNITIMRAFVTMRQFYLDSKELKVRIDALENEMEIKFKDIHEALTYLLNPPNQDRSPIGFRPGE; encoded by the coding sequence ATGGACAACAAACATTCAAAAGATTTTATGGAACTGGATATCATTCAAAACAAGGTTTTCAATCTGCGCGGGTTCAAAGTGATTCTGGATTTTGATCTGGCAGAAATGTATGGAGTTGAGACAAAAGCATTAAAGCAGGCCGTCAGAAGAAATGCAGATCGCTTCCCGGCTGATTTCATGTTTGAGATGACACAGGCAGAATTGGCAATTTTGAGGTCACAAAATGTGACCTCATCATGGGGCGGCAATAGATACCTCCCATTTGCATTCACCGAGCAAGGTGTGGCTATGTTATCCAGTGTCCTGAAAAGTAAGAAAGCATTGCAGGTGAATATTACCATTATGCGCGCCTTCGTGACGATGCGGCAATTTTACCTCGATTCCAAAGAGTTGAAAGTCAGAATTGATGCACTTGAAAATGAAATGGAGATCAAATTCAAAGACATTCATGAAGCACTTACTTATCTGCTCAATCCGCCAAATCAGGACAGGTCGCCGATCGGGTTCCGGCCGGGTGAGTGA
- a CDS encoding class I SAM-dependent methyltransferase, producing MSNEKRSHEAHSEWYDVQYATKEAKDRAIELWEYDNKHKTINHWIHHRMLALANPFMNEKKSWLTVGDGYGFDANYFHEHGLEVTATDISEAFLPLSKSRGFINNYAVENVEKLTFADHSFDYVFCKEAYHHFPRPYLGVYEMLRVAREGIILIEPHDPISKMPFLLALRNIFDRFDTTLLQKYWKNRYSFEEVGNYVFKLSEREMDKLANGMGLPMVAFKGINNNYYHPSYSQEKADDSSLAFRKIKRKLAFHDFLTRASLMPSQVLCAVIFKKVPSQQTLEAMRKDGFQIHTFPPNPYAR from the coding sequence ATGTCTAATGAAAAGCGCAGCCACGAGGCGCATTCGGAGTGGTACGATGTTCAGTATGCAACGAAGGAAGCGAAGGACCGTGCGATTGAGCTGTGGGAATATGATAACAAGCATAAAACCATCAATCACTGGATCCATCATCGCATGCTGGCGTTGGCAAATCCTTTCATGAACGAAAAGAAATCCTGGCTGACAGTTGGCGATGGGTATGGTTTCGATGCCAATTATTTTCACGAGCACGGCCTCGAAGTGACCGCGACGGACATTTCAGAAGCTTTTTTGCCGCTATCCAAATCAAGGGGATTTATTAATAATTACGCGGTTGAAAATGTAGAAAAGCTGACTTTCGCGGACCATAGTTTTGACTATGTTTTTTGCAAAGAAGCTTACCATCACTTTCCACGGCCGTATTTGGGCGTATACGAAATGCTGCGCGTTGCCAGAGAAGGTATTATTCTGATCGAGCCGCACGATCCTATTTCAAAAATGCCTTTTTTACTTGCACTAAGGAACATTTTTGACCGCTTTGATACGACTTTGTTACAGAAATACTGGAAAAACAGGTATTCGTTTGAAGAAGTCGGGAATTACGTTTTTAAGCTGTCTGAGCGCGAAATGGACAAACTTGCAAATGGAATGGGCCTTCCGATGGTCGCTTTCAAAGGCATTAACAACAATTATTATCATCCTTCATACAGTCAGGAAAAAGCGGACGATTCCTCATTGGCTTTTCGGAAAATAAAGCGCAAACTCGCATTTCACGACTTTTTGACAAGAGCTTCCTTAATGCCTTCACAGGTATTGTGCGCGGTGATTTTCAAGAAGGTACCTTCTCAGCAAACCCTGGAAGCTATGCGAAAAGACGGTTTCCAGATCCACACTTTCCCGCCCAATCCCTACGCGCGCTGA
- a CDS encoding glycosyltransferase family 4 protein encodes MVLHLSTFHLEGGAGVAAVRLHRALLKSGIESHLLTPFLSREEQNVTGIAHTKWQKRRIWGHFIAERLAFYPHEKDASVRFAFSPADAGIDISEHPLVRQAGIIHIHWINFGFLSLSSLQKLFKLGKPIVWTLHDMWTFTGGCHYSRGCDRFLTHCSYCPYLAKPDQYDISFSQFELKEALYAQPRLALISPSKWLDQMVKQAPLTAAKTSGSIPNCIDTLFFKPREQHLVRKTLGLPADKKLVLFTGANIQDIRKGFIYFQEALVLLQKQFPDIEAMIFGKAHKNNLRDFPVTVHYLGKITEPDGMVDAYNAADLIAVPSLEDNLPNTIMEAMACGTPAVGFETGGIPEMIDHKVNGYVAGSRSAISLTEGIRWILENNQNGEISARAREKVLVSYSEKIIADQYQQLYQSLLNG; translated from the coding sequence ATGGTACTTCATTTAAGTACATTTCATTTGGAAGGAGGCGCAGGAGTGGCGGCAGTAAGGCTCCATAGGGCATTGCTGAAATCCGGGATTGAATCGCATTTATTAACACCGTTTTTGAGCCGGGAAGAACAAAATGTGACCGGAATAGCCCATACCAAATGGCAAAAACGCAGGATTTGGGGACATTTTATCGCCGAGCGTCTCGCCTTTTACCCCCACGAAAAAGATGCATCCGTTCGATTTGCCTTTTCACCAGCCGATGCCGGTATCGATATCTCCGAACACCCACTCGTCCGTCAGGCCGGCATAATCCACATACATTGGATAAATTTCGGTTTTTTATCACTCAGCTCGCTGCAAAAGCTGTTTAAACTTGGAAAACCCATTGTATGGACCCTGCATGATATGTGGACATTTACGGGCGGCTGCCATTACAGTCGCGGCTGCGATCGTTTTTTAACACACTGCTCCTATTGCCCTTACCTCGCTAAACCAGATCAGTACGACATTTCTTTTTCTCAGTTTGAGCTGAAAGAAGCGCTGTATGCACAGCCCAGACTTGCACTGATTTCTCCCAGCAAGTGGCTCGACCAAATGGTGAAGCAAGCCCCTCTTACGGCCGCGAAAACTTCCGGAAGCATTCCAAATTGTATCGATACGCTTTTTTTTAAGCCGCGCGAGCAGCATTTGGTCAGAAAAACCCTCGGGTTACCTGCGGATAAAAAGCTGGTGCTTTTTACCGGTGCAAATATTCAGGATATCCGGAAAGGGTTTATATATTTTCAGGAAGCACTGGTGTTATTGCAAAAACAGTTTCCGGATATTGAGGCGATGATTTTTGGAAAAGCTCATAAAAACAACCTGCGCGATTTTCCGGTAACGGTCCATTACCTTGGAAAAATTACGGAACCTGATGGTATGGTCGATGCATATAATGCGGCTGACCTGATCGCTGTTCCGTCTCTGGAGGACAATCTTCCAAACACGATCATGGAAGCAATGGCATGCGGTACGCCAGCCGTGGGTTTTGAAACGGGCGGAATCCCGGAAATGATCGATCATAAAGTGAATGGCTATGTGGCCGGATCCCGGTCGGCTATATCATTAACTGAAGGTATCAGGTGGATTTTGGAAAACAATCAAAACGGTGAAATCTCGGCCCGCGCACGCGAGAAGGTTTTGGTAAGTTATTCTGAAAAGATAATCGCAGATCAGTACCAACAATTATATCAGTCTCTTTTGAATGGATAA
- a CDS encoding glycosyltransferase family 2 protein has product MDNQPRLTIITVTYNAERFVERTLKSVRAAMEAVENPALVEYLIVDGESKDGTIEICERYSDLISRIISEKDKGIYDAMNKGIALARGKYLWFLNAGDEIYAPNVMKNLLGILESGADVHYSDAMMVDESGAEQGLRSQFTPHSLSENISWKDFNLGMKICHQAFIAKKDIAPFYDITNLSADIDWEINCLKRAGSIRLIPFVLCRYLLGGTSVKKHRRSLADRFKVLKKHFGLLPTMISHLKIVWRGILFAAQRGKYW; this is encoded by the coding sequence ATGGATAATCAGCCGAGGCTCACTATTATTACCGTTACTTATAATGCAGAACGCTTTGTGGAGCGCACGCTCAAAAGTGTCCGGGCAGCGATGGAAGCAGTCGAAAATCCGGCGCTGGTCGAATATCTGATTGTTGACGGAGAATCGAAAGATGGTACAATAGAGATTTGCGAACGTTATTCCGATCTGATTTCGCGTATCATTTCCGAAAAAGACAAAGGTATTTACGACGCCATGAACAAGGGAATTGCGCTGGCTCGCGGGAAATATCTTTGGTTTCTGAATGCGGGCGACGAAATATACGCCCCAAACGTCATGAAAAACCTGCTTGGAATCCTCGAAAGCGGAGCAGATGTGCATTACAGCGATGCGATGATGGTCGATGAATCGGGTGCAGAACAGGGATTAAGGAGCCAGTTTACGCCACATTCCTTATCCGAAAATATCAGCTGGAAAGATTTTAATCTTGGCATGAAAATATGTCATCAGGCATTTATCGCGAAAAAAGACATTGCGCCTTTCTACGATATCACTAATCTTAGCGCCGATATTGACTGGGAAATCAATTGTCTTAAAAGAGCAGGATCAATCCGGCTTATTCCGTTTGTGCTCTGCCGTTATCTGTTGGGAGGAACTTCCGTTAAAAAACACCGTCGCTCCCTTGCAGACAGGTTCAAGGTTCTAAAAAAACATTTCGGCTTACTTCCAACGATGATCAGTCACCTGAAAATCGTCTGGCGCGGCATCTTGTTTGCGGCTCAGCGGGGTAAATACTGGTAG